One segment of Gadus chalcogrammus isolate NIFS_2021 chromosome 8, NIFS_Gcha_1.0, whole genome shotgun sequence DNA contains the following:
- the LOC130387160 gene encoding LOW QUALITY PROTEIN: zinc finger FYVE domain-containing protein 9-like (The sequence of the model RefSeq protein was modified relative to this genomic sequence to represent the inferred CDS: inserted 2 bases in 1 codon), whose protein sequence is MENYFQAEGFNLDKVLDEFEQNEDETDTPSLSDSKWTQILAPPAHLLSLNPALAHADLSPQESPLPFKAPPPATTPTCSRGGGGGEPKLLLSAGLRPGPNIGKLVGAEEPPCSPDRAAAAAGNGHGEGEDAGPELDGRAPRTGGGSHLDYNPLHLRGRAGAAPDASGGGVIRAAGSQGERRDERSGRTRGRRPPERRSGPQEAEMMMSRRHGDRLSVPPGLGNGVGNGRGGRYEEEEEEEEERRGLTPSPVPSKEDSVTEEKEIEESKQEPXPPPPPPKLNNNRLQPVSVPYGGARPKQPVSLKLQIPRADAPAPVHNTLGPSPTGKNKNLDSQGPGRVPGPAPDTASSAESDRGASTASSLTTPPPPEVNGDGSGSPAPSAARSPDNDVQAGQQGALSRRPTAPLGEVAPVWVPDSQAPACMKCDVKFTFTKRRHHCRACGKVFCAACCGLKGRLVYMDMKEARVCVTCHSALVSAQAWRCVAAASGVSGYGGGGGGAGTQTQPNPNNPAEYCSTVPPLQQAQASGALGSPPPTVMVPVGVLKPACSEGLLTREQRRVWFSDGLLPNGDGTESSKTPPHPVPDPASSRPAAGSLFSTKCSPSDASEASRGPGPGGGALAAGSPVGSSLSLIPEDGLPPILISTGVKGGTGGHVTDYAVEERPSEMVLLQQLEEGGPDPLVFVLNANLLAMVKLVNYVNRKCWYMTTKGMHAVGQAEVVILLQCLPDEKTIPRDIFTHFVLLYQEALTGNVLAHLSHSFFTQSFLGSREHGGFLYVSPSFQSLQELLLPNPPYLFGILIQKWETPWAKVFPIRLLLRLGAEYRFYPCPLFSVRYRKPLFGETGHTIMNLLADFRNYQYTLPVVKGLVVDMEVKKTCIKIPSNRYNELMKAMNKSNEHVLAMAACFNDRADSHLVCVQNDDGNYQTQAISIHHQPRKVTGACFFVFSGALKASSGYLAKTSIVEDGVMVQITAETMDSLRQALRDMKDYTVACGKAGQEESQEHVHIQWTEDDHNFNKGVISPIDGRSMESITSVKVFHGSEVKSNGKVIRWTEVFFLRSEDHPGGGLGDPADHSRLTENVARAFCTALGPHLKLLKEDGMAKLGLRVTLDTDQVGYLAGSNGQPLLPQYLSHLDSTLIPVIHSGACQLSEGPVVMELVFYILEIIS, encoded by the exons ATGGAGAATTACTTCCAGGCCGAGGGCTTCAACCTGGACAAGGTGCTGGACGAGTTTGAGCAGAACGAAG atgAGACGGACACCCCCAGTCTCTCGGACTCCAAGTGGACCCAGATCCTGGCGCCGCCGGCCCACCTGCTCTCCCTGAACCCGGCGCTGGCCCACGCCGACCTGAGCCCCCAGGAGAGCCCCCTGCCCTTCAAGGCTCcgccccccgccaccacccccacctgctcccgagggggcggcggcggcgagcccAAGCTCCTCCTCTCCGCCGGGCTCCGCCCTGGG cccaacATCGGGAAGCTGGTGGGCGCCGAGGAGCCGCCATGCTCCCCCGaccgggccgccgccgccgcggggaACGGCCACGGCGAGGGGGAGGACGCCGGCCCTGAGCTCGATGGCCGCGCCCCTCGGACCGGGGGAGGGTCCCACCTCGACTACAACCCGCTTCACCTTCGAGGACGAGCCGGAGCCGCGCCCGACGCCAGCGGCGGCGGAGTCATCCGAGCGGCGGGATCCCAGGGGGAACGCCGCGACGAACGCTCCGGAAGGACCAGAGGGCGGCGGCCTCCAGAACGGAGGAGCGGTC CGCAGGAGGCTGAGATGATGATGAGCCGTCGTCACGGCGACCGCCTCTCCGTCCCACCGGGCCTCGGCAACGGGGTGGGGAACGGGCGGGGCGGGCgctacgaggaggaggaggaggaggaagaggagaggaggggcctCACTCCGAGCCCCGTCCCCTCCAAGGAGGACTCTGtgacggaggagaaggagatcgAGGAGAGCAagcaggagcc ccccccccccccgccgcccaagCTCAACAACAACCGGCTGCAGCCGGTCAGCGTGCCGTACGGCGGCGCCCGGCCCAAGCAGCCCGTCAGCCTCAAGCTCCAGATCCCGCGGGCCGACGCCCCGGCCCCGGTGCACAACACACtgggcccctcccccaccggcAAGAACAAGAACCTGGACAGCCAGGGGCCCGGGCGTGTgccgggccccgcccccgacACGGCGTCGAGTGCCGAGTCGGACCGGGGCGCGTCGACGGCGTCGTCATTgacgacgccgccgccgccggaggTCAACGGAGACGGCTCCggctcccccgccccctccgccgCCCGGAGCCCCGACAACGACGTCCAGgcgggccagcagggggcgctgtcccGGAGGCCGACCGCCCCGCTGGGGGAGGTGGCCCCCGTGTGGGTGCCGGACTCCCAGGCCCCCGCGTGCATGAAGTGCGACGTCAAGTTCACCTTCACCAAGCGCCGGCATCACTGCAGAGCCTGCGGCAAG gtgttcTGTGCGGCCTGCTGCGGTCTGAAAGGCAGGCTGGTGTACATGGACATGAAGGAGGCCCGGGTTTGTGTCACCTGCCATTCGGCTCTCGTGAGCG CCCAAGCGTGGAGGTGCGTGGCGGCGGCTAGCGGCGTTAGCGGttatggcggcggcggcggcggcgccgggaCCCAGACCCAGCCCAACCCCAACAACCCGGCCGAGTACTGCTCCACCGTCCCGCCcctgcagcaggcccaggcctCTGGGGCGCTGggctcccccccgcccaccgTCATGGTGCCCGTGGGAGTCCTGAAGCCGGCCTGCTCCGAGG gTCTGCTGACGCGGGAGCAGAGGAGGGTGTGGTTCTCCGACGGACTCCTACCCAACGGGGACGGCACAGAGTCGtccaagacccccccccacccagtccCGGACCCTGCGTCGTCTCGGCCCGCGGCCGGCTCCCTGTTCTCGACCAAATGTTCCCCCTCGGACGCCTCGGAG gcgtCCAGGGGCCCAgggcctgggggcggggccctggCGGCGGGGAGCCCCGTGGGCAGCTCCCTCAGCCTGATCCCGGAGGACGGCCTGCCTCCCATCCTGATCTCCACGGGAGTCAAAGGAGGTACGGGAGGCCACGTCACAG actacGCGGTGGAGGAGCGGCCCTCGGAGAtggtgctgctgcagcagctggaggaggggggtccgGACCCGCTGGTGTTCGTCCTCAACGCTAACCTCCTGGCCATGGTCAAGCTGGTCAACT ATGTGAACAGGAAGTGCTGGTACATGACCACCAAGGGCATGCACGCGGTGGGCCAGGCCGAGGTGGTGATCCTGCTGCAGTGCCTGCCCGACGAGAAGACCATCCCCCGGGACATCTTCACCCACTTCGTGCTCCTGTACCAGGAGGCCCTGACTG gtaaCGTCCTGGCCCACCTGAGTCACTCGTTCTTCACCCAGAGCTTCCTGGGCAGCCGAGAGCACGGCGGCTTCCTGTACGTCAGCCCCTCCTTCCAGTCCctgcaggagctgctgctgcccaaCCCGCCCTACCTCTTCGGCATTCTCATCCAGAAGTGGGAGACGCCCTGGGCCAAGGTGTTCCCCATCCGACTCCTGCTGCGGCTGGGGGCGGAGTACCGAT TCTATCCGTGCCCGCTGTTCAGCGTGCGATACAGGAAACCCTTGTTTGGAGAGACCGGCCACACCATCATGAATCTTTTAGCA GACTTCCGTAACTACCAGTACACTCTGCCTGTGGTGAAGGGGCTGGTGGTGGACATGGAGGTGAAGAAGACCTGCATCAAAATCCCAAGCAACCGCTATAACGAG CTGATGAAGGCCATGAACAAATCCAACGAGCACGTGCTGGCCATGGCGGCGTGCTTCAACGACCGCGCAGACTCCCATCTGGTGTGCGTCCAGAACGACGACGGCAACTACCAGACGCAGGCCATCAGCATCCACCACCAGCCGCGCAAAg tcacTGGCGCCTGCTTCTTTGTGTTCAGCGGGGCTCTGAAAGCGTCGTCGGGCTACCTGGCCAAGACCAGCATCGTGGAAG ACGGCGTGATGGTCCAGATCACTGCGGAGACCATGGACTCGCTACGGCAGGCGCTGAGGGACATGAAGGACTACACGGTGGCGTGCGGCAAGGCGGGCCAGGAGGAGAGCCAGGAGCACGTCCACATCCAGTGGACCGAGGACGACCACAACTTCAACAAGGG GGTGATCAGCCCCATCGACGGGAGGTCCATGGAGTCCATCACCAGCGTCAAGGTCTTCCACGGCTCTGAGGTCAAGTCCAACGGCAAGGTCATCCGCTGGACCgag GTGTTCTTCCTGCGGAGCGAGGACCACccgggggggggtctgggcgaCCCCGCCGACCACAGCCGGCTGACGGAGAACGTGGCGCGGGCCTTCTGCACGGCGCTGGGCCCCCACCTCAAGCTGCTGAAGGAGGACGGCATGGCCAAGCTGGGCCTGAGGGTCACCCTGGACACGGaccag gtgggctACCTGGCGGGCAGTAACGGCCAGCCCCTGCTGCCCCAGTACCTCAGCCACCTGGACAGCACCCTCATCCCCGTCATCCACAGCGGCGCCTGCCAGCTCAGCGAGGGCCCCGTCGTCATGGAGCTCGTCTTCTACATCCTGGAGATCATCTCCTAG